A single window of Falco rusticolus isolate bFalRus1 chromosome 6, bFalRus1.pri, whole genome shotgun sequence DNA harbors:
- the TMEM200A gene encoding transmembrane protein 200A gives MIATGGVITGLAALKRQDSARSQQHVNLATAPASEEKKPVRRRPRADVVIVRGKIRLYSPSGFFLVLGVLIAFFGIAMAILGYWPQKEQLLGAEDNLSVNETQVLRSQGSILLRFFEQHVHSDKMKMLGPFTMGIGIFIFICANAVLHENRDKETKIIHMRDIYSTVIDIHTLRIKEQKQLSGAYTGLLGEGELRHSGSSCASRLAANTVATFSGFKGNFRMDSSAEEDEITLNEDRTTGSLLPPLLTEQSGSVFGIYPPSSKASDDKNPGSIKCETKSIVSSSISAFTLPVIKLNNCVIDEPSIDNITEDSEITRSRSRNLSMDSLAIPLTDTNESCRPAAAMLPRHNSFVDTPSDQFKSSMTLGPSTGKLLSPGAARKQFGSNTSLHLLSSHSKSLDLDRGPSTLTVQAEQRKHPSWPRLDRSNSKGYMKLENKEDPMDRLLVPQAAVKKDFTNKEKLLMISRSHNNLSFEHDEFLSNNLKRGTSETRF, from the coding sequence ATGATAGCAACCGGAGGAGTCATAACAGGACTGGCTGCCTTAAAAAGGCAAGACTCTGCCAGATCTCAGCAACATGTAAATCTTGCCACAGCACCAGCTTCTGAGGAGAAGAAACCAGTTAGACGCCGGCCCAGGGCAGATGTAGTAATTGTTAGGGGCAAAATCCGTCTATATTCTCCATCGGGATTCTTCCTTGTTTTGGGAGTGCTAATAGCATTCTTTGGGATTGCAATGGCCATTCTTGGATATTGGCCCCAAAAGGAACAGCTTTTAGGAGCTGAAGATAATCTATCTGTAAATGAAACCCAGGTCCTGAGAAGCCAAGGAAGCATTTTACTTCGTTTCTTTGAACAACATGTGCACTCGGATAAGATGAAAATGCTGGGCCCTTTTACTATGGGCATTGgaatcttcatttttatttgtgcaaaTGCCGTTCTGCATGAAAACCGTgataaggaaacaaaaatcataCACATGAGAGACATATATTCCACTGTAATAGACATCCACACCCTGAGGATCaaggaacaaaagcagctgagTGGTGCCTACACTGGCTTGTTGGGGGAAGGAGAACTCCGGCACAGTGGGAGCTCGTGTGCATCACGGCTGGCTGCGAACACAGTTGCAACATTCTCTGGCTTCAAGGGTAATTTTAGAATGGATAGTTCTGCTGAAGAGGATGAGATTACCCTAAACGAAGACAGGACCACTGGTAGcctcctgccacctctgctgACTGAGCAATCTGGCTCAGTTTTTGGAATTTACCCTCCCTCCAGCAAGGCTTCAGATGACAAGAACCCTGGCTCTATAAAGTGTGAAACAAAATCCATTGTATCATCTTCTATTAGTGCTTTCACACTGCCAGTAATTAAACTGAATAACTGTGTTATTGATGAGCCCAGTATAGACAACATAACTGAGGACTCGGAGATCACTCGGAGTCGGTCTAGAAATCTGTCGATGGATTCTCTGGCCATTCCATTAACTGATACCAATGAATCCTGCAGAccagctgctgccatgctgcCACGACACAATTCATTTGTGGACACTCCATCTGATCAGTTCAAATCTTCTATGACTCTTGGGCCAAGCACAGGAAAGCTTTTATCCCCTGGCGCTGCCAGGAAACAGTTCGGGTCCAACACATCTCTGCATCTTCTGTCTTCACATTCGAAGTCCCTGGACTTGGACAGGGGTCCATCTACACTCACTGTCCAAGCTGAACAAAGGAAACACCCCAGCTGGCCCAGACTGGATCGGAGCAACAGTAAAGGATATATGAAACTAGAAAACAAAGAGGACCCAATGGATAGGTTACTTGTGCCACAAGCAGCAGTCAAGAAAGACTTTACTAATAAGGAAAAGCTTCTTATGATATCAAGATCTCATAATAATTTGAGTTTTGAACATGACGAGTTTTTGAGTAACAACCTGAAGCGAGGAACTTCTGAAACaaggttttaa